One genomic segment of Bacteroides caccae includes these proteins:
- a CDS encoding V-type ATP synthase subunit E family protein, with translation MENKIQELTDKIYREGVEKGNEEAQRLIANAQEEAKKIIEDAHKEADSIVAASRKSAEELAENTKSELKLFSGQAVNALKSEIATMVTDKLITASVKDFAQDKDYLNAFIVALASKWSIDEPIVISTADAESLKKYFAAHAKALLDKGVTIQQVNGIKTLFTVSPADGSYKVNFGEEEFMNYFKAFLRPQLVEMLF, from the coding sequence ATGGAAAACAAAATTCAAGAGTTGACCGATAAGATTTATCGTGAAGGCGTGGAAAAAGGAAACGAGGAAGCGCAAAGACTTATCGCGAATGCTCAGGAAGAAGCAAAAAAGATCATTGAGGATGCTCACAAAGAAGCTGACTCAATCGTTGCTGCCTCTCGTAAATCTGCTGAAGAACTGGCAGAAAATACAAAATCAGAGTTAAAACTATTTTCCGGTCAGGCCGTTAATGCACTCAAATCAGAGATTGCTACTATGGTCACTGACAAGTTGATTACCGCTTCTGTAAAGGATTTCGCTCAGGATAAAGATTACCTGAATGCGTTTATTGTTGCATTAGCTTCTAAGTGGAGTATAGACGAGCCTATCGTTATCTCGACAGCTGATGCGGAATCATTGAAAAAATATTTTGCAGCTCATGCAAAAGCTTTATTGGATAAAGGTGTTACTATCCAGCAAGTAAACGGTATCAAGACCTTGTTTACGGTTTCTCCGGCGGACGGTTCATATAAAGTGAACTTCGGAGAAGAAGAATTCATGAATTACTTCAAAGCCTTCTTGCGTCCTCAATTAGTAGAAATGCTATTTTAA